GCAGgaacgggagggagggagggaggagggaaggcttGCCCAGTTATGTCTCCTGAAATCCTCCCTTGTGTGCGGCTGGGTTGCAGGCTGCATCCCACGTGCCCCCAGCCATCTCAGGCCAAGGGGAGGGGAAGGCGAGCTGAGGGGAGGAGGGTTTTCTAAAGAGCCAGTTTGTCAGATCACAGGAGCTCCTAAGTGGAAGGGGCTCGGCCCAGCCCCTGCTCTCGGGTCTCCCTTTCCTTAACCACTCGTCCATGGGGAACTTGAGTTGTGACCACAGcgctccctccccttccctctcctgcaTCATGCAAGTGTTTTTCTAGGGCAGTGGTTCCCAACTGGGGAAATTTTTGCACCCCCCGGTGGGGGGGGGACATTTGGCAATCACAGCTTGGTGGGTGGGTTGGGCAAAGGGCTTCTACCAGCACTTTATGGGCAGGAACCAGGGACACTGCCAAAAATcccacagtgcacaggacagcctttCATGACGAAGAATCATCTGGCCCAAATGTCCACAGCGCTGAGCTCAGAAACCCTGCTCTTGGTAAATACTCTAGGTATGGCTCTGTgtgccattttaaaatttgataaatgCTTCTGAATTGTCCACTGAACTTCCAGGGTGTCTATAACCATCCACTCCCACAACATGTAAGGCTTAACTTCTGCCAAAATCGAGGATACACATTTCTGAATTCTGAAATCTGCACTTCCCAACATTGGGCATCTCCTCTTCTGTAAATTGCTCATTCCTGGCATTcgcccatttttcttttcttagggaGTTCTAGGAGTTCTCTATGTATTCTGCACTCTAGTGCTTTGTATCTAGTCCTGATATTTCCACCCTTGCTTTTGTAGCATCttgtcacacagaaaatgctgAATTTGAGAAAGTTAATCGTCTCACagtcttttgctttctctgtcttGTTTAACGTGTTTTCTATCCCAAGATCATGAACATATTCCCCTGTGCTTTCTTCAGtaattttacagattcttttttttttttttttttttttttcggtacgcaggcctctcactgttgtggcctctcccgttgcggaccacaggctccggatgtgcaggctcagcggccatggctcacgggcccagccgctccgcggcatgtgggatcttcccggaccggggcacgaacccgtgtcccctgcattggcaggcggactctcaaccactgcgccaccagggaagcccttacggATTCATTTTTAAGGCTAGGACTTTCATCTGTTGGTGATCTCTTCTCGTGACGGGTGTGAGGGAGCGAATTCCCTCATCTTGCTGTCACCAAATTACTGCCCCGCCCTGCATCCACGccgccctcttcctccctctgcttccgAGGGCAAGACCCGTCAGGGCCCCGGACTCTGCCTCACCCCTCCCCGCTCAAGGACGGTTCCCTCCTTATCCAGGACATGCAGGAGCATCACCACTCGTGAAAGCTCACGCCTGCTACTGGTTCTCCTGCGGCAGCTGCCACCGTCTTCGCCTTTTCATAGCCCAGCCTCACGAAGAGCCCACCCTCCGCTCCCTTCCCCTCTGCCAATGTCCTGCTGCTGAAAAGGGCCAATCCAACTTCCTTCCCTGCTTGGAAAAACACTAAAGGGATAACTACAGTTCCACCTTCAGTGTCAGGTGCCGCGTTTCTACACGAGGAACCAGTTTAAGATCAGCTCCGATTCCGCGCAAAAGCTGAAAAACGAGCAATGACGTTTAATTAGCCAGCACTAGGAGGCGACCCTCAGGGACCAGCATCACTTCCTGGGGCTGATGGGGCGGGAGAACCACAGGCCAAATCTGTTGCTCCACGTGCCCCTTGTGCAGATGGGCTAACTGAGGCTCAGCAGCTAACAGCCTGCCCAGCACTTGATCTACTCCCGGCCAAAATGTCAGCAAAAGTGACATCCAGGGCGCATCTGAGTCTCAAGTCCAGACCTGGCGCTCTTCAAGCCACTCCCTGCCTGAGGCCAAGCACAGCCGAGAGCAAGTTTCCAATTTTAGGCTGCACTGGAGGCTTGGGGCTCTGGCTGGGCACTAGGTCTGGTGGGCATGGAGGAGAGGTGTTTGGGGGAGTGGCACCTGGAAGCTCAGCATGAGGGACACAAAAAGGGGGAAGAGAAGCCATGGCAGGTCACCCTGAGCGCAGACGGAGGGAAATGGGAAATGCAGAGTGGACAGGGTGCCTGCTgcctccgcccctccccccagggaggccctggtaggTGTGCAAACCAAAGAGCAAGCACATAAAGATCCTCCTAAAGATCACAGGGCCAGCAGGGCCTGGGAGAAGACAAAAGGTGACAGTCAGGGAACCTCAGAAGAGCCGGGCGGGTGGCCCGTCAGGGCAGGACCAGGGGTAGGAGGGCAAAGCCCCACTCCAGGCCCTCCGTGCAGTTCAAGCTGCTGCCAGTCTCAGGAAGAAGGCTCTGTGGGTCGACGCAGGGTCCCTGAAGGCCACTGCCATTGACTGGATTTGTGGCACCCCAGTGCCATGGTCGGAGCTAGAGATCCACGTTCACTGGATCCAAGCTTGATCACGGCTATTTCCAGGCTCTGTGGTTTCAGGGAAATCATTCCAGCTCCCAGAGcctgtttgctcatctgtaacaCGGGATGTTAACACGTACACCTCAGAGAAttcttttgagaattaaatgatgaCCATTATTCAGTGTTTTGTGAACATACTAGGGGTCTGTCCACAGTGGAAATCACATCCACTGGGGTTGGGAGGGGGCGTAAAAGGGTGGCTACATAAGAAAAACTGAGGGAGCAGCCTGAGGGCAAGGTGGCCAGCATTGCCTTCCTGTAAAGAGGACCGTCCTCCTTGTTAGTGTCTGCTGTCCACATTGTGAGGCTCCAGGCCTGACGTACCAGCCCCGTCAGCGGCTCCCACTTGGCAGACGTTTTAGGATCAGCTGCTCCGTGGAGTTGATCTGCAGAAGCAGGGAGCAGTGATCAGAGCCCCTGGGAGATGCTCTTCTATCCAAATGAAACAGATGGGAACCCGGGTTTGTGGATTTAGGGGCCCGGGGAAGGGATCCCTTCCATCCTTTGCCCCATTTTGTACACCTACAGTCACTACTTAATGCCCATCCCCCTCGCCTGGGCCACCATGCACTTGCCTGGCCATGGTCCACTATTTCCCAGAGTCTCGAATCCGTTGCTTGGTACCTTCGCCCGGGGTAGAGCTCTCACTTGAGGAGCAGCCCGAACACGAGCAGATGGCTGGGGGACCTGGGCATCTGGGGGTGCACTGGCATCTGCCACATGTGGACTGTGATGCTGATTTCATGCTGAAGGGACCAGAGAGGAGGGGGCACATCAGGGATGGTTGAGCTGCACACACACAACCAGGGTCCTGGATCCCCTGGCCCAGCTGGTGGGCTGCCCAGACCAGAGGTCGATGGGCATGCTTTTAGAATCCCACACCCAGAGCCTTGGCACCATCACTTGGGGGTTTTCCTTGGACTAGTTCTCTCCAGGCCTCCTCTGTACCAACCTCCCACTGACCTGCACCCCACTCACCCCACCACACCCTGAAAAGTTAGCCTGTTTCCAGCCTGTCCGCAACATTGGGTCTACACAGATTACTCTCTTGGCCCTCTGTCTTGGCCACttccatagttttaaaaattctctttttaaaaataagatacctaaaaaaataaataaataaaaataagatatccATAGACCTCAGGATCTGGGAGTGATGgattttcccttaaaaatattttgtagttttgatCATGGCCATCACTACTTGTTgtgaacattaaaagaaaaaaaaaatcagccaatcCAGAAAGGTATAAAAATGAGGGAAAGTCACCAGACAACTGTAACCAAAGCTCCATGTGTTTTGCAACTAAATGGAAAGTTCTTTACAGAGTTTTCTAtcagagtatttgtctttgtgcTGAACATTTTTCCGAGCTAAGAATCTAGCCCTTTATCAGTCATACATGTTGCAAGttatttttctcagtttgttGTCCTAACTTTATGAGCTGGTTTTGCAAGAGGGATATTTCTAATTATGTGGCAAAATCTCTTTCCCTTTGGATTCTGGCTTTAGATCAGGCTTCAGCAAAGTAGGGACCCAATCTGGCCCaccacctgcttttgtaaataaagctttactgCAAATAAACAAACACTTCTTCCTTTGTGTGCTGTCTTTGGCTGCATTTGCACTATgaaggcagagttgagtagttgttaTGGAGTCTTTACCATCTGCAAAACTGAAAATTTTTACTATCAGActctttacagaaagtttgctgaTCCTTGCATTCGATCATGCTCAGAAAGCCATCTCCCATCCTAAGACTGCATGTGAAAACCCAGATCTACtaagaaataatcattttaaattgtgaaaaCAATGCTCAGGCTCCaggttcccctcccccactcatgGCTAAGTTATTTGAAGaatccattcttttcccattgaatacttttatatgctttttaaaaacttactaaaCTATTTTGTCCAGAATTTTCTGCATGCTTTATTGGGTGGAAAAGACTCAGTGTTCTCAACCAAAGATTTTCTGGATTACCTATTTGAAGATTGCTAGGAAATGTGTTATATTGTTTAAAATGACCGTGAATTGTTTATTTAATACCTGGATAAGTATTTACCATATTACCCTgaagtatttatattttatcccTCAAAGATGGGCTGTGATCCAAACCCCTAGTTTAGGGCAGCTGTTTCCAATCTGAGTGATCATCCttatcacctggggagcttttaaaacataaaggGTCTTAGACTCCACCCAAGGCTCCTGAATCAGTTTCCAAGGTGGGATTCTAGAATGTGTTACCTCTCAAATGCTCGCCCAGGCCATTCAGATGGTGAGCTGTGTCTGTGACCTCCACAGAGGtagattattcccattttgcagatgaggagccTGAAGCCAAGGTAAATTTTATACTGTTGGCCCACCTGCTGCTCGAGGTTGCAATGCTTTTGCTTGTGCTTGTCCTGTCTCCTTTCTGATCCTGGAGAACTCCTACTCATCCCGCAGAGCCCACCTGAATAGCTGCCGGATGTGTGAAGCCTTTTCAGCATGCACTAGGGGCAAGACTAGGCCCTGAGCTACCTCTCTCTCAGCCTCCCCACGGAGGACTGCATCATCTCCTATAGATAAGCTCTGCCTGTGGCCCCTCCAGGCAGGGGCTCCTGGTCAGAAGCTCAAACCCACACAGGCCGAGTTTTCCAGCGCCAGTGAGAACTGCATTCTTATCGCATAATATGCAGGGCCCCCACGGGCTAAAGTCCATGTACCACCCTTCCGCTGCCTCCCTTCATGCCCCACGACTCACTGTGCTGCCAGGGGACCCCCTGCCCCAAGCTCTGTGGGAGGGACTGATCCGCAAGGCCACAGTCACCCAGGtccttcccttctcatcctcATAGATGCCAGGCCTCTGGAACCACAGGCAGCATGGGGGCGACCCAAGGGGCGGAGAAGCTTCTGCTTCCATTGCAAGGCTGTGCCCAGGGCAGGCCTCGAGGCACACGTGGAACCTCCCAGGTGTTCAGCCTCCTTAAATGGACTGGCTCCCGAGTGGGGTGGGGCCGGTGATCCTGGGGGCGGGGCCAGTGAGCCTTGGCAGGGGCTGCGGGGACCAGCGAGCCCAGGTGTGAGGGTGTGAGCGGGTTGAATAAGTGGCAGCCAGAGAGGGGAGGAGCCCCCTGCCtctgggggcaggcaggggcGTGGCCACAGAGCAGGAGCCGGAGGAACTGGGCCCACCTGCCTGGAGGTGCACAGACTGGAGTCAGGAGCCTCAGGGGCCGACGGATAAGAAGCTCCCCAGGTACAGAGCCACCCCAGGCCTCTGCGCAGGGGTAGTTTGGTTCCTTAAGATCAATACTCCCCTGCTTCCGCTGATTCCTCTGCAGCCTGTCGCTGGCATCCTCTGCTCTTGCCAGGCCTTATGCAAACCTCCGAGCTCCAGATTCTGAGCTGGCAGGGACTGCCCTGATCTTCCTCCACCCCGCGGCCATTCCTTCAGCAGGACCCCATTTGCGAACCCTTGGGGCAGTGAGCTCAGTGGATTCTTGCCCCTGGAGATAGCTGGCCAAGGAAGCTCCTGGGCAAATCAGGCTCCCTCTCCTCAGAAAATGAGCCAGTGCCCCAGGGGCATTTGCAATCGGGATCATATAAAGTATGAGGGAACCAGGCCACAGGAGGGAGGGTGTGTGGCCGTCTTGCGCACCCTGTCCTTGACCATGGGATCCAGAGCACCTGCTTGGCCTGGTCATCTTATTAGCTCTGCTTTGCCAGGAGGCCACAGACACAAGACGCAGGCCCATGTGGTAAGCACCCTGGGCTTCTGATGAATGCACCGTGAATGTGGTCATTTTCTTGTTGAAAATGCAAGTGTGATTCTTCTTATTCATCTGAGAATGAACAAAGAGATGATGCTGTTCCTCTGGGAAGGTTGATGTAAGTGGCACATAGGATGCCTGCCTCTGAGGCACTCACTGCACAGCTTCTGTAGAGGCTTGAGCCTCTTTTCACAGCAATTCCACTGCCTTTCCTGGTGTTTTTCCTTCTGTCGTGGGATTGGAGTGGCCGTAGGAGACAAGGGGCATTACGGTCTTGAATAACATGATCACATACATGGAATCACATACATCTGTTACCGTATTCTATTGGTTAGGAGCAGGTCCCACCCACACTCAAAGGGggtgacggggcttccctggtggcgcagtggttgagagtccgcctgccgatgcaggggacatgggttcgtgccccggttcgggaagatcccacatgccacggagcggctgggcccgtgagccatggctgctgagcctgcgcgtccggagcctgtgctccgcaacgggagaggccacaacagtgagaggcccgtgtaccgcaaaaaaaaaaaaaaaaaaaaaaaaaggagggtgaCGGATTATACAAGGATGTGGACATCAGGAGTCAGGGATCCAGGGGGTTCCCCAGAGCCTGTCTGCTGTAAGCACCAACCCCACTGGGTTACTCTGAGGATGAAAGGAGATGGTGTAGcaagagcagtgcctggcacatagtgagtacTCGAAAAATGCCAGGCACTAACTCTGCTCCCAGACTTGTCCCCTTCCTGAGCAAAATCCATTAGTCTACCCCTTGTAACACTAATGCAACTAGTATTTATCTCTGTCACTCCATATCACAAATATGTACGAGTATTCTCAACCTCACTCCAAGATGAGCAAGTATGTGGCTGTtcgtggggtgggggcagaattGGTCAGTACGGGCAGAGCATCTATGCCACATCAGGCACTGTACATGGTTTATCTCATTCATGTCTCCCAACAACTCCACGAGCTAGAGACTGTCATCCCCACCTCACGCCACTGAAAATGAACAGAAGTGCTTCACTGATCACCCTTCTCATGCCATGTGCTCCATCCCGGGCCCCTTGGACCTGCACTGAAGGAAGATCACTGGTGGGCGATGAGAACAGGAATTTGGACTCTTGTCCTTCAGCTGGACTTTGTCCATATCATGTCTGAGATACAGCAATGTTTCCTGGCCAAGTGTCCATCTTTGGTACCTGCAATTTGAAGGATTCACTCTCCGGGGTGGGTATCACCAAAGTCTTCAGGAAGCCCTTTGATCTCTCCAGGATAGCTCTGGGCAGAGCCTGGTAAAGACAGTGTAGtctctagcaggtctgtgtctttattcctgtcttacccctaggttcttcatgaccttttttttttttcccttagattccatatatatgtgttagcatacggtatttgtttttctctttctgactgacttcactctgtaggacagactctaggcccatccacctcactacaaagaactcaatttcgtttctttttatggcagagtaatattccattgaatatatgtgccacatcttctttatccattcatctgttgatggacacttagattgcttccatgtcctggctattgtaaatagagctgcaatgaacattttggtacatgactctttttgaattatggttttctcagggtatatgcccagtagtgggattcctgggtcatatggtagttctatctgtagctttttaaggaacctccatactgttctccatagtgactgtatcaatctacacccaccaacagtgcaagagtgttcccttttctccacaccctctccagcatttattgtttccagatttgttgatgatggcccttctgacccgtgtgagatgatatctcattgtagttttgatttgcacttctctaatgattaatgatgttgagcattctttcatgtgtttgttggccatctgtatgtcttctttggagaaatgtctatttaggtcttctgcccatttttggattgggttgtttgtttttttttgttattgagctgcatgagctgcttgtaaattttggagattaatcctttgtcagttgcttcatttgtaaatattttctcccattctgagggttgtcttttggtcttgtttatggtttcctttgctgtgcttgaggatatggggagggggaagggtaagctgtgacaaagtgagagagtggcatggacatatatacactaccaaacgtaaggtagatagctagtgggaagcagccgcatagcacagggagatcagcttggtgctttgtgaccacctagaggggtgggatagggagggtgggagggagatgcaagagggaagagatatgggaacataggtatgtgtataactgattcactttgttataaagcagaaactaacacaacattgtaaagtgattatattccaataaaggtgttaaaaaaaaaaagaaaaaagacagtgtAGTCATGCCTGGACCCAATGCTATCCTCCTCCAGCGGAGGGCGCCCTTCACCCACCTTAAGTCCAGGTGTCCTGGTCCTGGGGCACTCAGCCTAAGGGGATGATTCTAGACCGCAGATGGGCGCTGAGCAGGACTTGGGAGGCTGGGTCTTGGTCACCAAGATATCTGCATATTCTGCTCTTCTCCTCCCATGTTCTGAGCCCACATTGGCCAAGGCAGGCAGGACACTGGAGGCAGACAGCCTGGAAATAGCATGGCACAGATGGGGTTGTTCACCAGCATGAATAAAGACATGGAGAGGGGACATTCAGGATGTATTTGGAGGTCAGAGAATAATGAGAATTAGCCAGTGCTGAGGATGCAGGCTCGTCATAAGATGAAGGATAAGAATATGGTAGTGGTATGTGTGGGTAGGTGGATGCTGATGCTTCATTGCAGGGATCTAAAAATGCCAATCCAACCAGGTGATTTTGATCAAGTTGATCAGGAACAATGACAGtgtttgggaaaggaaatggcaTAAGTACACACTTGATAAACGTTTGAATTAATGATAAAACAAAAGAGTGACTCAGTAATCGGTGATTCCTAGAAATGGACTGGATGGAGATGGTTCAGGTAGTATTACAGGCAAAAACGTCCAAGTTCCAGCTCTGCTTATTCAAACCATAAACAGTATAAATTGGCAGGAtgagattcactttgttataaagcagaaactaacacaccattgtaaagcaattatactccaataaagatgtaaaaaaaaataaaataaaaaaataaaaataaaataaaataaattggcaGGATGATAAAAGAATCTCGACTCAGCCATGTAACTGAAGAATGAGGGTTTGGGGAAGTTTTGTCTATTCCAAGGCATTGAAGATATagtctgttttcttctaaaggttttattgttttactttttatatttagatGCAATTTATCTTTGTGTGTGATGTGAGGAAAAGATCtagagtatctttttccatgttAATATCAAATTAACTtaataccatttattaaaaagactatCCCTTCTCTCCTGTATTGTATTATCACTTCTGTCATAAATCTGGAGCATATAtgtatgggtctgtttctggactttcttttctattccattcttttttttttatccttgtgTCAATAGTACATTGTTAACTACTATAGCCTTAGAATAGGTATTGATATCTTGTAGTATAAATCTCCTAGCTTTATTCTCCATCTATATTGCCTGgctattgtgatggttaattttatgtgtcaccttAAATAGTGTTTTGGGATAAGAGTAACATTTAAATCGGtgaactttgagtaaagcagattgctctccatattgtgggtgggcctcatccaatcagctgaagatctgaatagactgaAAAGTCTGGCCTCCCCAGGCAAGAAGGAATTCTCCAGCAGACTGTCTTTGGACTTCATCTGTATCATTGgttctcctgcctctccaggttGTGCACCTttagctctcctgggtctccagcctgacAGCCCACACTGCAGATACTGGACTTGCCAACATCCATATTCATGTAAGccatttccttataataaatctctttctatatacatatatgtacatatacacacatgcccTGTTGGTCCTATTTCTCTGTAGAACCCTGACTAATTCAGCTATTCTCTAACctttgcaattccatatgaattttagaatcagtttattaccacctccctcctccagaaagcctgcTAGGATTCTGATTGGGATTGTGTTGCATCTATAGGTCTGTTTGAAGAGAATTGACATCCATACCATATTGAATCTTACAATCTCAGGATAGTATGTGTCCCTCCCCTCCATATCTTaggttgtctttaatttttctctattttcattaAACTTGTTCTTAAGTATTTGACTGATGCTATTTTAAACTCTGTGTTATATTTGTTTGCTGCTGGTATAGCAAAAAgcaactgatatatgtatattgtcCCTACATCCAAAAATTCACTTAACtctattttttttgatattttgggAAATTCCCAGTCATTATATCTTCAGTTattcctctcattctctctctcttcttctgtgcTTCCAATTACACTTTGCTAGACCTTATAAATTGTGCACCATGCCTCCTATGCCCTGTTCTGCTTTATTTGAGGCTTAAACATttttcctctctgagcttcaatttggCTGTCTCCTATTGGCTTATTTTACAGTTCATTATTAATCTTGTCATTTGCTATATCTAATCAGCTCTTAAACCAATAAGTTGATTTCTTAACTGCAAATGTTATATTTATCAGGTCCAAAATGTTCATTTGATGCTTTTTTTATAGATTGGaaacttctctatttttttaaccattttgtcCATCATTCTTTCTGTATCCTTAAACATACTACTCAGTTATTTTAAAGTGCTTTTCTGATAATTCTGGGTTTCTAGTGGGTCTGCTTCTATAGTCTGCTTTTTCACTTGGTTTTCAAttacatgttttttcttttggagtAATTTTTAAGTGAATACCAAATAGTGGGTATAAAATCCCTGAAAAGTTCTAGATAGTATTGTCTTCCCCCAGATAGAGTTAACTGTTTCCTCTGCTGAGCAGATAGAGTGAGATATTGAACAGCTTAATTTTGATAAGAACAGAATTGAATCAAGGTCCAGTTATAGTTCTAGTGAGAATCCGTCTACCTCCCTCAAGTTCACCCTATTTCTATAGTGTGGCTCTCAGTCAAGAGCCTGTTAGGGCTTTGTCTCAACACAAAGAGACTGCAGGAGATTCTGTTCTGCCTTTTGGGGCTTTGGCTTTGCTCTTTAGCATCCTGCCCTGAGCTGCTTCTATTTGTAAAAAGCCTTTTGGGAGAGGGCACTAGTCTAAGTATGAGGTCCCTCAAGTCTCCACTTTGGCCAAATGCATCAGAATCAGCCAGTGTCCTCAGGAAAAATGCAGTCACAGATGCCTGATGGTTGATGTCAGTTCATTGCTCCCTCCCGTACTTTCAGCTCTTACCAGGTTGTCCTCACTCCAACCCCTGGTGAGCCTTTGTCTTTTCAAGAGACTTCAGAGAATTCTAGTCTGTTTTCAGAGGTCTCCAGCTTAGTTTTTCAGCCTCTTACACCACACAGCTTCATAATTCAACACATATCTCTGTTACCAACCTCAGGTCCAGCTGCTCACTGCTCtgaagccaataaagaggcaaggttggtggaaaggaaagtttgctttatttcagaggctggcggctgggagaggaagggaggactCGTGTCCAAAGGCTGACTACCCCTCCCCccaatcagtgggcaagagcttttataggcggagggagggggctacatgcagaagcagcacagtcagctctgacagtcatcttgaaattg
This sequence is a window from Mesoplodon densirostris isolate mMesDen1 chromosome 4, mMesDen1 primary haplotype, whole genome shotgun sequence. Protein-coding genes within it:
- the TCL1B gene encoding LOW QUALITY PROTEIN: T-cell leukemia/lymphoma protein 1B (The sequence of the model RefSeq protein was modified relative to this genomic sequence to represent the inferred CDS: substituted 1 base at 1 genomic stop codon); protein product: MEAEASPPLGSPPCCLWFQRPGIYEDEKGRTWVTVALRISPSHRAWGRGSPGSTHEISITVHMWQMPVHPQMPRSPSHLLVFGLLLKXELYPGRRYQATDSRLWEIVDHGQINSTEQLILKRLPSGSR